In a single window of the bacterium genome:
- a CDS encoding cyclase family protein — protein sequence MRSVFPFRILDLSHPFAADMPVWPGDPPVWITPTAGYEREGYLLNALSCGEHSGTHCGAPCHFVTGGTSMDRFSAEQLVAPLVKITRRLHQDDLLTAAGVTGWEKRFGPIAADAAVVVETGWSSRWPDAAAYLARDAGGTMHFPGISLEAMQLLVVERGVRIVGIDTPGVDGGASADFAAGTLLAHHGGLHLENLARLAQAPPTGAWLIIGALAITGGSGAPARLLALTPRA from the coding sequence ATGAGATCGGTCTTTCCTTTCCGGATTCTTGATCTTTCCCATCCCTTTGCAGCGGATATGCCGGTCTGGCCGGGGGATCCCCCCGTTTGGATCACCCCAACCGCAGGATATGAACGGGAGGGTTATCTCCTGAATGCCCTCTCTTGCGGTGAGCACAGTGGCACCCATTGCGGAGCACCTTGCCATTTTGTCACCGGCGGCACCAGCATGGACCGCTTCTCCGCGGAACAGCTTGTGGCTCCCCTGGTCAAGATCACCCGCCGGCTGCATCAGGACGATCTACTCACCGCTGCGGGCGTGACCGGTTGGGAAAAACGCTTCGGTCCGATCGCTGCTGATGCCGCAGTGGTGGTGGAGACCGGCTGGAGCAGCCGCTGGCCTGACGCGGCAGCTTATTTGGCCCGCGATGCCGGTGGCACCATGCACTTTCCGGGGATCAGTCTGGAGGCGATGCAGTTGCTGGTAGTGGAGCGCGGTGTGCGCATTGTGGGAATCGATACTCCCGGAGTGGATGGCGGTGCTTCGGCTGATTTTGCCGCCGGCACCCTCCTGGCGCACCATGGAGGCCTGCACCTGGAGAATCTGGCCCGCCTGGCGCAGGCGCCGCCAACGGGCGCCTGGCTGATCATCGGTGCCTTGGCCATCACAGGCGGCAGCGGCGCACCGGCAAGGCTGCTGGCCCTGACACCGCGGGCCTGA
- a CDS encoding cyclic nucleotide-binding domain-containing protein: MKGLFVKKAAEHPEQNEEEISQLLKAMPIFQDLTRRELAAVVRILHQREYQPDEVIFRENEPGMGMYILQTGRVAILSEAGKLQLAEFSDGSFFGEIALLDAAPRSATAVARAHCRIFGFFQPDLYGLIERNPQLGIKIVLGLSRLVCERLRQTNQRTYAINEALQQMRQTPQ, translated from the coding sequence ATGAAAGGTTTGTTCGTCAAGAAAGCAGCAGAACATCCCGAGCAGAATGAAGAGGAGATCAGCCAGCTCCTCAAGGCCATGCCGATCTTTCAGGATTTAACACGGCGGGAACTGGCGGCGGTGGTGCGCATTCTGCACCAGCGGGAATACCAGCCCGACGAGGTCATTTTTCGTGAGAACGAACCGGGGATGGGGATGTACATCCTCCAGACCGGCCGGGTGGCCATTCTCTCCGAAGCCGGCAAACTGCAGCTGGCCGAATTCAGCGATGGTTCATTCTTTGGCGAGATTGCGCTGCTCGATGCCGCGCCGCGCTCGGCGACAGCCGTGGCGCGCGCCCACTGCCGCATTTTCGGCTTTTTCCAGCCCGATCTGTATGGCCTGATCGAACGCAATCCGCAGCTGGGTATCAAGATCGTCCTCGGCCTCTCGCGGCTGGTTTGCGAGCGGCTGCGCCAGACCAACCAGCGCACCTATGCCATCAACGAGGCGCTGCAGCAGATGCGCCAGACGCCGCAGTAG
- a CDS encoding FlgD immunoglobulin-like domain containing protein, translated as MNPKFITIFAALTSLLLITAFAWAAAPTAKITVDALSSVDVEGSTMMTSSGLKVIGVGETWYLIGSASSGTVTKYVWTLKTKPAASNAALSATNTAKVELVPDAIGQYEVVLSVTTADGTGETTVVLTAAKWCGVGGQWGFGVDVAGGQCTYCHYENTNQWNKTKHFVGLSDNIDTPGHFASYCLSCHVTGYNAAPTAVNNGFDDIAAELGWVFPAPLQAGNWASLIANYPRLAQMSNVQCEVCHGPGSQHVGKKSAIDMSLNEGTCGRCHEEPPYNVKNIQWAKSGHARVMENYSTRATCDQCHSGWAFIRRVDPKTTSLDGRPTNGFGQQSCAVCHDPHSGTYEGQIRTMADVTLGDGSVVTYGGTGKLCMACHHGRQNAEVYSANPANISTHFGPHGSAQADMINASNGIHYGLPVAKTGHILTTEDACVTCHMATAGNPGDHNHTFSMVDDKGTENTADDVDKVFVCQPCHGDIKSFDDIPAAQDYDDDGTLESATAEIEGLMEELAEILPPTGSDVVLTKADYDWTGQPVQIAEYRKLLLKAAFNYYFVEEDLSGGIHNTAYAATLLRRSIASLKYGDIGSGVIRSISDVPHDQGKQVRVIWSKFPADGPGDMPIRNYNVWRRVDAPAAGITLAAAPRLYRSFDEVPATLTSEVRVKFQEDLYDFVASVPAAALPQYSVVAPTLYDSTKTGGQHWSVFVVTGQTDLPYWYSASAPDSGYSVDNLEPMVPMNLRADVSSSGVSLTWDEPVDADFKFFTLYRGETASFDPDAVQPLAKLTTHAFVDGSALNKKTYYYKLAATDFSGNRSAFASVMLNVTAVDINASLPTEFALEQNYPNPFNPSTMISFGLPAQQRIALKIYDMRGQLVRTLASGAFAAGTHQLSWDGRNDSGDVASAGTYIYRLESEGQTLTRKMIFLK; from the coding sequence ATGAATCCGAAATTCATCACCATCTTTGCTGCCCTCACCAGTCTTCTGCTCATCACGGCCTTCGCCTGGGCGGCGGCTCCGACGGCCAAGATCACCGTGGACGCCCTGAGTTCCGTCGATGTCGAAGGCAGCACCATGATGACCTCGAGCGGCCTCAAGGTCATCGGTGTCGGCGAAACCTGGTATCTGATCGGTTCCGCTTCCTCCGGCACGGTGACCAAATATGTCTGGACACTCAAGACGAAGCCGGCCGCCTCGAACGCAGCCCTTTCTGCTACCAACACGGCCAAGGTCGAGCTGGTTCCCGACGCAATCGGCCAGTATGAAGTGGTCCTGTCGGTCACCACCGCCGACGGCACCGGTGAAACCACCGTTGTCCTCACCGCGGCAAAGTGGTGCGGTGTCGGCGGCCAGTGGGGATTTGGTGTCGATGTCGCCGGCGGCCAGTGCACCTATTGCCACTACGAGAACACCAACCAGTGGAACAAGACCAAACACTTTGTCGGCCTGAGCGACAACATCGACACGCCGGGCCATTTCGCCAGCTATTGTCTTTCCTGCCATGTAACCGGCTACAACGCCGCGCCGACTGCGGTCAACAACGGCTTTGATGACATCGCGGCTGAGCTCGGCTGGGTTTTTCCGGCCCCACTGCAGGCGGGCAATTGGGCCAGCCTGATCGCCAATTATCCGCGCCTGGCCCAGATGTCCAATGTCCAGTGCGAGGTTTGCCATGGCCCTGGCAGCCAGCATGTCGGCAAAAAGAGCGCGATCGACATGAGCCTGAATGAGGGCACCTGCGGCCGCTGCCATGAGGAGCCGCCCTACAACGTCAAGAACATCCAGTGGGCCAAATCGGGACACGCCAGAGTGATGGAGAACTACTCCACACGCGCCACCTGCGACCAGTGCCACTCGGGCTGGGCTTTCATCCGCCGCGTCGACCCCAAGACCACGAGCCTTGATGGCCGCCCGACCAACGGCTTTGGCCAGCAGTCCTGCGCGGTCTGCCACGATCCGCATTCCGGCACCTATGAAGGCCAGATCCGTACCATGGCCGATGTCACCCTCGGCGATGGCAGCGTGGTCACCTATGGCGGCACCGGCAAACTCTGCATGGCCTGCCATCACGGCCGTCAGAATGCCGAAGTCTACTCCGCCAATCCGGCCAACATCTCGACGCATTTCGGCCCACACGGCAGCGCTCAGGCGGATATGATCAATGCCAGCAACGGCATTCACTATGGCCTGCCGGTCGCCAAGACCGGCCATATCCTCACCACGGAAGACGCCTGCGTCACCTGCCACATGGCGACCGCAGGCAACCCTGGCGACCACAATCACACCTTCTCCATGGTCGACGACAAGGGCACTGAAAATACCGCCGACGATGTCGACAAGGTCTTCGTCTGTCAGCCCTGCCATGGCGACATCAAATCGTTCGACGATATCCCCGCAGCCCAGGATTATGATGACGACGGCACCCTGGAAAGCGCGACCGCCGAGATCGAGGGTCTGATGGAGGAACTGGCCGAAATTCTGCCCCCCACCGGCTCGGACGTGGTCCTCACCAAGGCTGATTATGACTGGACGGGACAACCCGTTCAAATCGCCGAATACCGCAAACTGCTGCTCAAAGCCGCCTTTAACTATTACTTTGTCGAGGAAGATCTCAGCGGCGGCATCCACAACACGGCCTATGCAGCCACCCTGCTGCGCCGCTCGATCGCCTCGCTCAAGTATGGCGATATCGGCTCCGGTGTGATCCGCAGCATCAGCGATGTGCCGCATGACCAGGGCAAGCAGGTGCGGGTGATCTGGAGCAAATTCCCGGCGGACGGTCCCGGAGACATGCCGATCCGGAACTACAATGTCTGGCGCCGCGTCGATGCGCCCGCAGCGGGCATCACGCTGGCGGCCGCACCCAGGCTTTACCGCTCCTTCGACGAGGTACCGGCGACTCTGACCTCCGAGGTTCGCGTCAAGTTCCAAGAGGATCTCTATGACTTTGTCGCGTCGGTTCCGGCTGCCGCGCTGCCACAGTACAGCGTCGTGGCCCCGACCCTCTATGATTCGACCAAAACCGGTGGTCAGCACTGGTCGGTTTTCGTCGTCACCGGCCAGACCGACCTGCCCTACTGGTACAGTGCCTCCGCGCCCGACAGCGGTTATTCGGTTGACAATCTGGAACCCATGGTGCCGATGAACCTGCGCGCTGACGTTTCCAGCTCCGGTGTCTCCCTCACCTGGGATGAACCGGTGGACGCCGATTTCAAGTTCTTCACCCTCTACCGCGGCGAAACCGCCTCCTTCGATCCGGATGCGGTTCAGCCTTTGGCCAAACTGACGACCCATGCTTTCGTCGACGGCTCGGCCCTGAACAAGAAGACCTATTACTACAAACTGGCGGCGACCGATTTCTCGGGCAACCGCAGCGCTTTCGCCAGCGTGATGCTCAACGTCACGGCCGTCGATATCAACGCCAGCCTGCCGACCGAATTCGCACTGGAACAGAACTATCCGAACCCGTTCAATCCCAGCACGATGATCTCCTTCGGCCTGCCGGCACAGCAGCGCATTGCTCTCAAGATCTACGACATGCGCGGCCAGCTGGTGCGCACCCTGGCCAGCGGCGCCTTCGCGGCTGGCACCCATCAGTTGAGTTGGGACGGCCGCAACGACAGTGGCGATGTCGCCAGCGCCGGCACCTATATCTATCGCCTCGAAAGCGAGGGACAGACCCTCACCAGAAAGATGATCTTCCTGAAATAG
- a CDS encoding cytochrome c3 family protein, with the protein MKRMFSLTALSALVLLQTLTAEAQKSELKFSHKLHSESVGAACTDCHTAVAESLQPSDDLLPNMESCYTCHDREAECSLCHSDVDHAKPEPRTSGYIAKFPHAKHISDKVTCTTCHTGVAASETVGAKHLPKMSTCSGCHDDLAKPGYCYDCHAKGEKLAPASHSLDWPKAHGIRMQTEKDECKQCHTDDQCLICHKRGNLDRKAHPLNFIHNHGLMARGNKEQCLTCHDDQSYCVTCHQSQMVMPRSHASAAWSNPATGGTHARAARADMDGCTVCHAESASEPICIQCHASK; encoded by the coding sequence ATGAAAAGAATGTTCAGCCTTACCGCGCTTTCTGCCCTGGTCCTCCTCCAGACCCTGACCGCGGAGGCGCAGAAATCGGAACTCAAGTTTTCGCACAAACTGCATAGCGAGAGCGTCGGCGCGGCCTGCACAGACTGCCACACCGCCGTCGCCGAGAGCCTCCAGCCGTCCGACGATCTCCTGCCCAATATGGAGAGCTGCTATACCTGTCACGACCGCGAAGCCGAATGCAGCCTCTGCCACAGCGATGTCGACCATGCCAAACCCGAGCCGCGCACCAGCGGCTATATTGCCAAATTTCCCCATGCCAAACACATCTCGGACAAGGTGACCTGCACCACCTGCCATACCGGCGTCGCCGCCAGCGAGACCGTCGGAGCAAAGCATCTGCCCAAGATGAGCACCTGCTCCGGCTGTCATGACGACCTCGCCAAACCGGGGTACTGTTATGACTGCCATGCCAAGGGGGAAAAGCTGGCGCCCGCTTCCCACTCACTCGACTGGCCCAAAGCCCATGGCATTCGGATGCAGACCGAAAAAGACGAATGCAAGCAGTGCCACACCGACGATCAATGCTTGATTTGTCACAAACGGGGGAATCTCGACCGCAAAGCTCATCCCCTCAATTTCATCCACAATCACGGCTTGATGGCGCGGGGTAACAAGGAACAATGCCTGACTTGCCATGACGACCAGAGCTACTGTGTCACCTGCCATCAGAGCCAGATGGTGATGCCGCGCTCGCATGCCAGCGCCGCCTGGTCCAATCCCGCCACCGGCGGGACGCATGCACGCGCCGCCCGCGCCGACATGGATGGCTGCACTGTGTGCCATGCCGAATCGGCCAGCGAGCCGATCTGCATCCAGTGCCACGCATCCAAATAA
- a CDS encoding fused MFS/spermidine synthase has translation MARFLLYLVVSVAGAAVLAIELLGTRVLAPFYGSSLYLWAALITVTLLSLSLGYYLGGRWADRGAALERLAALPAGAGLWLMLVPLLKQPVLLRLQPLGLRAAALLAATLLFAPSLTLLGMVTPYALKLKTHQLEQLGRTAGSLSALSTVASVFSALLTGYWLIPAAGINRMTWGIAWLLLITAAAVLLGGRRNLKGAGLVLILGLALTLMASGLQTRPGVGVLTVQQSPFGEIRVVERNGTRFLLIDGAIHTATEARTLATEMPYVAAFDLVRNFYDRTGEMLLIGLGGGSVAKNWSAKEWQVDAVEIDPVVAEMAGRFFGLEGGEARIHLADGRQFLRSSSRTYDVILLDAFGSSSIPFHLTTLEVFQLIRSHLSPEGVLAVNVECVGWQDPLVQSLALTLKRVFETVLALPCAEPPNALGNVLLLAANRALEFPEDWLGNPGDFLDDDYQRWCAVQRNHAWDNRYTPATEQARLLTDDHNPSDLWAERINRAARHRLAELFPAPSLAW, from the coding sequence ATGGCCCGATTTCTCCTTTACCTCGTCGTCTCGGTGGCGGGCGCTGCGGTGCTCGCCATCGAACTGCTGGGCACGCGGGTGCTCGCTCCTTTCTACGGCTCCAGCCTCTACCTCTGGGCGGCTCTGATCACTGTAACCCTGCTCTCCCTGAGCCTCGGGTACTATCTCGGCGGCCGCTGGGCGGACCGCGGTGCCGCTCTGGAGCGGCTCGCAGCGCTTCCGGCCGGCGCCGGCCTCTGGCTGATGCTGGTTCCCCTGCTCAAACAACCCGTGCTGCTTCGCTTGCAGCCCCTCGGGCTCCGCGCCGCCGCACTCCTGGCGGCCACCCTGCTCTTCGCGCCCTCGCTCACCCTGCTGGGCATGGTGACCCCTTACGCCCTTAAACTGAAAACCCACCAGCTGGAGCAGCTGGGCCGCACCGCCGGATCGCTTTCCGCACTCTCCACCGTGGCCAGCGTCTTCTCCGCCCTTCTCACCGGATACTGGCTGATCCCGGCAGCCGGCATTAACCGGATGACCTGGGGCATCGCCTGGCTGCTGCTGATCACTGCGGCGGCGGTCCTGCTCGGTGGGCGCCGCAATCTCAAGGGGGCCGGCCTAGTCCTAATCCTCGGCCTTGCTCTCACCCTGATGGCTTCAGGCCTGCAGACCAGACCGGGGGTCGGGGTGCTCACCGTACAGCAGAGTCCCTTCGGCGAGATTCGTGTGGTGGAGCGGAACGGCACCCGCTTCCTACTCATCGACGGGGCGATCCATACGGCTACGGAGGCGCGCACCCTGGCGACGGAAATGCCCTATGTGGCCGCCTTCGACCTGGTGCGCAACTTTTATGACCGGACCGGGGAGATGCTGCTGATAGGATTGGGCGGGGGATCGGTCGCGAAAAACTGGTCGGCGAAGGAATGGCAGGTCGATGCGGTCGAGATCGATCCGGTCGTGGCGGAGATGGCCGGCCGTTTTTTCGGCCTGGAAGGCGGCGAGGCGAGGATTCATCTGGCCGACGGCCGGCAGTTCCTGCGTTCAAGTTCCCGGACCTATGATGTCATCCTCCTGGATGCCTTCGGCTCGAGTTCCATCCCCTTTCATCTCACCACCCTCGAAGTCTTCCAACTGATACGGTCGCATCTGTCGCCCGAGGGGGTCCTGGCGGTCAATGTCGAATGCGTCGGTTGGCAGGATCCCCTGGTGCAGAGCCTGGCGCTGACCCTCAAGCGCGTTTTCGAAACAGTCCTTGCTCTGCCCTGCGCCGAGCCGCCGAACGCCCTCGGCAATGTGCTGCTTCTGGCCGCTAACCGGGCACTGGAGTTTCCCGAAGATTGGCTGGGGAATCCCGGCGATTTCCTCGATGACGACTACCAACGCTGGTGCGCCGTCCAGCGCAACCACGCCTGGGACAACCGCTACACCCCCGCAACGGAACAGGCGCGCCTGCTCACTGACGACCACAATCCTTCCGACCTCTGGGCTGAGCGCATTAACCGTGCCGCACGGCACCGGCTCGCCGAGCTCTTCCCTGCCCCCTCCCTCGCCTGGTAA
- a CDS encoding AI-2E family transporter, translated as MISFRDPSTRKMLLLLFVLVLIIILLAMGGVAQMMIIAILLAYILDPLVVRMEAHGISRTAAAGIILLTITLLLIISLLTFVPALKAQLIAMGSGESSAKTDLALAKLQEVVRAKMGWLGYGDIDLKVKLAEFKASFGKKIIDFLVKDVVEIVLALVTIPFLMFFFIKDARSWKKGLIRMVPNRYFEFSLDLIHKMDQQLGNYLRGQFIDAVSIGTLATIGLGALSVPYFFLLGPFSGLANLIPYVGPFAGGIPSIIIAIMENGDLSAGGHVALLFLGLKLADDLCIQPLSVSSSVHLHPALVLVTCIIGGNLFGLIGMLLSVPVTGFVKVVVTESLQTLKAYRFS; from the coding sequence ATGATCTCCTTCCGCGACCCCAGTACCCGCAAGATGCTGCTGCTCCTGTTTGTGCTGGTGCTGATCATCATCCTGCTCGCCATGGGCGGCGTCGCCCAGATGATGATCATCGCCATTCTACTCGCCTACATCCTCGATCCGCTGGTAGTGCGCATGGAAGCGCACGGCATCTCACGCACCGCTGCGGCGGGGATCATCCTGCTGACCATCACCCTGCTGCTCATCATCAGTCTGCTCACCTTCGTGCCAGCCCTCAAGGCCCAGCTGATCGCGATGGGCAGCGGCGAGAGTTCAGCCAAGACCGATCTTGCCCTCGCCAAGCTGCAGGAGGTGGTGCGAGCCAAGATGGGCTGGCTCGGATATGGCGATATCGACCTCAAGGTCAAACTGGCGGAATTCAAGGCCTCTTTCGGCAAGAAGATCATCGACTTCCTCGTCAAGGATGTGGTCGAGATCGTTCTCGCCCTGGTCACCATCCCCTTTCTCATGTTCTTTTTTATCAAGGATGCGCGCAGCTGGAAGAAAGGACTGATCCGGATGGTCCCCAACCGCTATTTCGAGTTCAGTCTCGATCTCATCCACAAGATGGACCAGCAACTTGGCAACTATTTACGCGGCCAGTTCATCGATGCGGTTTCGATCGGCACGCTCGCAACGATCGGCCTGGGTGCCCTGAGCGTGCCCTATTTCTTTCTACTCGGGCCGTTCTCCGGCCTGGCCAATCTCATCCCCTACGTCGGCCCGTTTGCCGGCGGCATTCCGTCGATCATCATCGCCATCATGGAGAACGGCGATCTCTCGGCCGGGGGGCACGTTGCGCTGCTCTTTCTCGGCCTCAAGCTGGCCGATGATCTTTGTATCCAGCCGCTCTCGGTCTCGAGCAGCGTTCACCTCCATCCGGCGCTGGTCCTGGTCACCTGCATCATCGGCGGCAACCTCTTCGGCCTCATCGGCATGCTGCTTTCGGTCCCCGTCACCGGCTTTGTCAAGGTGGTGGTCACCGAGAGTCTCCAGACCCTCAAGGCGTACCGATTTTCCTGA